In Bacillus solimangrovi, the DNA window AATAATGGTGATTTTGAAAGTGATCTTTACCGTGACTTTACTTATATTGGTGACATCATTGAAGGAATTGAACGATTATTAAGTAACCCACCTGAACTTCGGTGAAGTGATAAAGATATAACATTGTACTGATTTAATATCGTACTGTCACTTCGTCATCAAGCTAAGAGAAGTAGAACTCATAGCTAGAATAACCCAGTTTGGATCGGCTACTCATAGGTAAATATAATGGAATGAAATAATATGTAAAATATTGTATTTTTTATTTATAAAAATGAATTTATAGAGAACTAGAGCTGAATGCTAACTTGATTCCACTAACTACATATGAGGGAAATGAGGTATATCCAATAGGTGTGTTTCGTTTTAATATAAAAAGGATCATTGAACATATTTATGGTGGGACACTGACTATTGAGAAAGAGTTAATTAATGGTTGAAAATGGTTCCAAGTTCAATTTCGAGGTACTGTTAATGAAGACCACTTTACCTTCAGTCGATGAAAAATGACCCGTCATTCGAGCGGAGATAAGGACAGGTATGTATGAATTAGTAGTTACATCTAATTTGTTAATTTCTAGAATACAGAGTTAAGAGAATCAAGCCATATATAGTCTCATATCAGAAATTAAGAGGTAGTTAGTCATTCATAATTAATAAAAAACTTTACTTGTGAAATCTACAATATGATACAATAATAGGAAAAAAGATATAGATATATGTAGAAAGGTGATTAGTAAGATGAAAGTGAAAAAGGCTATAATCCCAGCTGCAGGTTTGGGAACACGGTTTTTGCCTGCAACGAAAGCACAACCTAAGGAAATGCTTCCGATTGTTGATAAACCAACGATTCAATACATCGTTGAAGAGGCCGTCGCTTCTGGAATAGAAGATATTATTATTGTAAGCGGGCGTGGCAAACGGGCGATCGAAGACCATTTTGATAAGTCATATGAACTAGAAGAGACGTTGGCAAAGAAAAATAAAATTGATCGTTTAGTCGAAGTTCAGGAAATTTCTAATCTAGCGAACATACATTATATTCGTCAAAAAGAACCAAAAGGGCTTGGTCATGCGATCTGGTGTGCGCGTAAGTTTATCGGTGATGAACCATTTGCAGTTATGTTAGGTGATGATATTGTCCGTTCGGAAAAACCATGTTTGCAGCAATTGATTGACGTATTTGAACGTTATAATTCCTCTGTTGTTGGTGTACAGGAAGTGAAAGATGAAGATGTATCGAAGTATGGGATTATTGCGCCAAAGGGAGAACCGTTAGAGCAAGGTATTATTAATGTTCAAACTTTAGTAGAGAAACCATTAAGAGAAGAAGCTCCTTCAAACTATGCAATTATGGGGCGCTACATATTAAGACCAGAAATATTCCCTATTTTAGAAAATGTAGCTCCGGGTGCAGGTGACGAAATCCAATTGACTGATGCAATTAAAACGTTAAATGTAGATCAAGCTGTGCTTGCGTATCGTTTCGACGGAAATCGTTATGATGTCGGTGATAAGTTTGGTTTTATTAAAGCAACGATTGACTTTGCATTAGAACGTGAAGATTTACATGAATCTGTCATGAATTACATTCATGAAAAAAATCAAGCTAATTCATTGGTGAAACTATAAGTATGAGGTGGAAATATAGTTTCCAAAGTGATACTTCTCTATAAAATGTAACCATTAATGTATCGATAAATAAAGAACGGTAAGATTAATCAATGGGTGAGAAACTTAGCATATAATAATGATTTGACAAAGAACAAACTTATATAGAACATCAAATAAGGAGGATTTTATTGAAATCTATCGTAATTTATTGGCTGCCAGTCTTCATTGGGGCAGCCATTATTTTTAGTTTTTCTGCTCAGCCGTATGAGAAGCAAGATTTGAAACCAACATTGTCGAAATACATAGATGAAGAGCAAGTTGCAAAGAGGTTTGAGGATGTTAAGGTATACTATGCAAATAAAGAAGTTAGTATTGAAGCACTTGGAACGACAAAGTTTATCGAATTTTTCATTCGCAAATTTGCACATTTTAGTGTGTTCTTTATGTTATGTTTTTTGATTTTTCGAGCGTTAAATGTTACTGCTCTCAAACTAGGTATGAAGAGTCTTATTGCATTACTAGTCACAGGTATTTATGCAGCATTAGATGAGTATCACCAATCCTTCACTGAAAATCGAACACCACTAATTGAAGATGTATTGTTGGACTGCTTTGGTGGAATAGTTGGATTAATTGTCGCAATTATGATGTATCACATTATAATCCCGAAAATTAAGAAGAATAGAACGATTACTTGATATCTTAAAACAATTGTATAATCTCACTGGGGAATATGCAGCATGTATTTGTCATATAGTTGTGGCATTTTTTATAGCCAGGTTAATAGATGTTAACGGATATTAAGGTCTTTATTACTATATGTTAGAACAAAAGGTTGCAGAAATGTTAAACAAAAAGAGCTAGATCAAGTATGGTCTAGTTCTAGTTTATGTAAAATAAAAATAACTCACCACTAAGAAAGAGTTACTTCAAATGGTGGTGAGTTATTCTTATTTGAATATAGAATTTTTAAAAACTTCCCATTGCATTATTTAATATTGAACTGCGGCGCTCTTTTTTCGTTTGTTCATATATATTTCTGAACTCTTTTGCTTCAGCTCGATCGAAGCCTTCTTGATCAAGTTCTTGCTCAAGAGCATTGTAGATTTGCTGGAAAGCAGCGTCTGTGTTCGATTCTAATTGAAGTCCTGCAGAGGAATATTTTTTGTAGAAGTACATATAAGAAATTTCTTCGCCATTCTTTTTCTTTGTTTTATATTCTTGATAGGCTGCTGAAAGAAGCTGATCGAGTTTGGCATTTGATTGTCGTTCAAGATCTTTAAAGACAGGCATGTAGCGTCCTTTAATTTGATTAACTGTAACTTTATTTTGTTTTATTGTAGTTATCGAATTATCTTCTGTTTCTTTAGCATTATTTGAATTTGATTCAGAAATTGACTCATTATGATCATCTATTATTTGCGTACTATCAACTTGACTAGTAGTAGGTTGTTTCTTTTCTATTTCTGGGTCTTCAATTTCCTGTTCAGTTGTTTCTTCCTCAATCTCAAGTGGCAGTTTCACTTCGAAATTTGAATCTGTAATCTCTTTTACAGCTGCATCGTTTAAGTCAATCTCAATTTTTGAGTAATTAAACCAAAGGATTCCTAAGGTGATCGCAATCACTGCCATGAGAGAAAGTAGAATCTTCTTCATATATTATTCCTCCATAATAAATCAAACCTGGTTCTCATTGAATAAGAACCAGGCAGTTTAGAATTGGTTATTTCTTAAGGATTAGTTTTAATGGTTTAGTCTCACCGTTTGTACCAGTTACTTCACCTTTAATAGTGAAAGAATCTCCATCCATAGATTCTTTTATTTTTTGGACGGAGACACCATCTCCCCCATTATCAAATGAGCCTAAAAGTTTGCTAATACTCATTTCTGCTTTACCGTTTTCAAATTCAATTTCTCTAGAAACCGGATAAATAGATGCTTCGAGGCTATCAATGTTTTCAGTTCCTTTAATCGTAAAATGAGTGAACTTTGCTTTATCATCATCAGGAAGCTTAACTTCAAACGTACCATCTGAGATTTTCTTGGCTTTTAAGTTTGTTCCGCCAACTTTTACAGTGGCGCTTAGTATTTCTAATTTTTCATCATTTTCTGAGCTATCTGAACTATCATTGTCTCCTTTATTTCCATCAGGAGAACTAGTGTTGTTTGTAGGTGTAGTTGCAGCATCTGTATTAGAGTCGTCAACTGCTGGTTCATTTGGTGCTTCTTCTTGATTGTTAACATTTTCTTGGACTTCTTCTTGAACATGTTTGCTCACAAAATTTTGTGAACGATTTAGTGTAACGATTGCTTCAGCGCGCGTAATTGGTTGGTTCGGTTGGAACGTATCATCTGGATAGCCACCCATTAAGCCATTTGATACAACTAGTTGAATGGCTGGTTTAGCCCAACTGCTGACAGAGTCAATGTCATTAAAAGTTAGCTCTTGACCCTTTGCCTGTTCAGCAGAAATAAGTCGAGCTAATATTACTGCACCTTCTTGGCGAGTAATCGTCTTGTTTGGTTGGAACGAACCGTCCTCATATCCAGATATGTATGGTGCTGATAATTGTAATTGACCGTAGAACCAGTCTGTATTATTGACGTCTATATAATCAATATCAAATTGTTCACTAAGGTTAAAGCTACGGCTAATAAATGTGACAAATTCAGCGCGAGTTACAGGTTTATTTGGAAGGTATGTTTCTTCATCATAACCTGAGATCCAGCCTTTATCGATCCAAGTTGCGATCGTGTCTTTCGCCCAATGGTTTTCAATATCTGATTGTGCTTGTATTTCCGGTTGAAAAGTAAAAAGGATTCCTAAAGTTAAAGCACCTGAAAGTAATTGTTTCATTCGAATCAAAATAAGTGCACCTCCATTTATTAAAGATATTCTACCATTTTTCACAAAAAATTAATAGGTTGTATGGTAAAATACTACAATAACAACGTTTTATTGAAGATAAAAGAGGTGTAAGTATGAAGGGGTTAGATGCAGAACAGCTTGTCGAGATTTTGCAGAGTATGAGAGAGAAGGTAGAAATGTTAGAGATCAAAGCACCAGATGAATTAATACAGGAGTTAATTAACACTGTCGAAATTCACTACAAATGATCTGTTTTTATTTATAGTTATTTTTTACTTATCAAGATAGTTGTCTCTCCTCAAACAAATTGTTTAACGAGTATGAGGAGAGCTTTTTCTTTGAGCAGAACAGCTTGTATACAATGTTAATAATTTTACAACATCTTGTAATAAAAGTGTAATCGTTTAGTCTATGGGCACTATGCTATAATCCTTCTAATCTATTAATATGGAGGAGACTGTAATGAGAAAGACAACTAGACTTATCATCGCATTTTTTATTATGTGGGTAGCTATTTCTGAAAGTACCAATGCTGAAGGTATCAAAAATACTGATTCATTAGATAATATAAATAACGCAGTCCTCGTTCAAGGGCATAGTGGGGAACTTCCTCTTTCAATATTGAAAACTAGTGAGGTTGAATACTTAAATCATGTAGGTGTTTCCATTATGAACTTACAAGACAATGAAACTACTGAAAATTTTATAGAACAAGTGAGAATTCAATCAGATGTCATGATTGAAGAAGACAAACCACGTTCTATTCAAAAAACATCAAATGACCCTTATTTATCCTATCAATGGAGCTTACCTTATCTTAACATCCCTTTGTTATGGAATTATGAGTCTGAAAATGAAGTTGTTGTAGCTGTTATTGATAGCGGTCTAGAAATTGAATATCCTGATTTGAAGGGGCACATAGCTCCTGGTGGATACAATTTTTTAGATAATAATAGCGACATTAGTGATATGAATGGTCATGGAACTGCAGTATCGACTATAATAGCCGCAGATGTCAACAATAAGTTCGGTTCGGCAAGTATTGGAGGACATCTACCTATCAAGGTTCTTCCGTTGAAAATAGCTGGTGAGGATGGCAAAGGAACATCAAGCAATGTGATTCGTGCAATAGATTACGCGATTGAGCAGGGTGTTGATGTTATAAATATTAGTATGGCTGCAAATCGTTATTCTGCACTTGAAGAAAAAGCGATACAAGCTGCTATAGACGAAGGAATTATAGTAATAGCTGCTACAGGAAATGATGGCGATGATACAATCAATTATCCTGCTTCATATGACGATGTTATTTCTGTAGGTGCGATCGGTAAGAATAACGAACGATCGGAGTTTTCGAATTATAATAATCACGTTGATATCGTTGCTCCCGGTGAAAATATCTTTACGACTATGGGGAATGATGAGTATTATTATAGTTCTGGGACTTCCTATGCTGCACCCTTTGTCACGGTAACGGCAGCAGTTCTAAAATCATTTAATCGAGATTTAAATCAAGAAGATATATTGCAAATTTTATCGACTACTGCTAAGGATTTAGGTGTTGAAGGAAAAGACCCTTATTATGGTTTTGGGTTAATTCAACCACTGGATGCACTACAAACCCAGTTATACACGATCATTGACAGTAAGGCAGATGTTCCAGTTGATAAGGTTTGGAGCCTAACATTTAATGTCGTGATGAAAGAAAGTAGTTTTAATCGTTCGAATACATTTATTTTAGATGAGAACTATGAAAAGGTATCGATAGAATATGATTTATCTGATGACGGTAAAATCTTATACATATATCCACCTAAAGGGGGATATAAAAAAGGGGAAACCTACACACTGATCGTAGAAAAAAATGTACAATCTGCTGCAGAACGTGAGATGGAAAAATCGTCGCTGATGAAGTTTACTATTGAAAACTGAAGTAGTCATTCATAATGTTCGGATAATAAAGGGAAACTTCCATCAGTGGAGATCTTCATCCCCCGCTGATGGTTAGATGAACCAACCAGGTAATTACTGACGTTTGATTTTCACATAAGTATCATTGACTTTTCTAAGCTTTAAAATGGAAGTCTTATCCTCAGTTGACACGTGATAAAAGTACAAAGAAAATTATGAGTAATTAGAAGATGTTTTATTAATATGGTATGATAATATTCGTTTAATGTAATTCCCCAGTCTCTATATTAACTAGTTGGAGTTATAATATTTTTTGAAAAAGGGAGCTGCTACTTAATGTAGCTCCCTTACTTATTGTTAGCACGAAAGGATGTAGTAAAATTGAGTAAAATAAATCGAAATGATCCATGTCTATGTGGCAGTGGAAAGAAATATAAAAAATGCTGTATGAACGGGAATACTGTTTCAATTGAGAAACTTGTTGAAGCTGATGTTTCAATAGCACAAACAGAGTTAATCGATTATGCAATCAAATATTATGATCAACCAATGCGAGACAAAGTGAATGAATTAATGACAGACCTTGATGTACCAAGCTCTGCTAAAGATATGTTTACGTTTCAAGCAATGCTTTGGACGATTTTGCATGAGCCTACAGAGTTTGGTCAAACAGTATTACAAGAATATAGTGAGAAAAATGCATCGAAGTGGAAACGTGAACGTGTACGTCATATCATCGAAAGTTGGACAGTCAGTGAACCTGTTGTAGGTGAAGTGAATAATGTAGCAGATAATGTCATTGCTTTGACAGATTGTTTTACAGGTGAGCAACGTTCTATAAGAGTAGTTGCCGAAGATCGTTTACCGCAGCAAGGTAATATGTTAATTGGTTTTATGCTGTCATTTGAGGATAGTCATGTGTTCTTCAAAGATATTATTAACATTACTTCAGCAGATAGCAACTTAGTATTGCAACACCTTTTCCATATGTATAAGGATAGTGGGCAACAAAGCTCTGTAGAATGGTTACGTCAATCTTATCTACAAACGATTTGGGAGTCTTTATATCGTCAGCTAGACGTTCGTCCCGATCAGAAAATCGAATGGAAGAATGAAAAGGAAGAGTCTGTTGCTAGTTTGTTAAAAGAAATGATGAATAAGGAAGAATTACCGGGCGATATTATCGAATTTGCAATTGAGTTATGGGCTAAATATTGTGAATATAAGGAGCCAAAGATTCGTAATGAGCGTATCTATGCTGCATCACTTCATTATTTAGTAACTCAAGTAACGAAAGTCCACACGAAAACTCAACAAGAGTTCGCTGTACTGTATGATTTAACGAGCAGTAGTATCTCTACTAGATATCGTGAAATGGAAAAAGCATTGGAAGAAGAGATTGAACAATTTCATGTGGCAGTGCGTGAGGTTGAAAAAAATTTACAAGAAGAAGTAACAACAAGTTGATTCGATAGATATATAAGCGTGAGAGTATCTTGTTATAGCGAAGATGCTACGGGCTCTCACGTTTTCTATAATTTGAACAATATAGAATAGAGAGTAATAATTTTAAAAATATTCTAAAAATTTAATACAATTTTGTTGGATACTTGTGTATAATGACAATTGAAGGGGTTTTTGAACAATTTAAGTAATCCCTCTTTGTAAACTTTAACATCATCAGATTTGTCCAATAGATAGTAATGGTAGTGGAGGTGAAAAATTATTTTTTAGTTTGCAATACATTGTGAAATATTGAGCAAATTATTTGGGAGGGAGTATATTTGAAAAGTGTAAAAAAGAAGTATATGATCCATCCGGATGTTGAAGCGATCGTACCTTATTACAATGATGAAGGTTGTCTTTGTTCAGAGGTCAGGGAAGTAAGCTCAGTTAAATATGTTTATGAGTCGCCTAAGAAATTATTGATAAGGGTTTGTGCTTTCTATGGAGGGGATTATAATGGAAATAGACAAGCAGCCAAACTTATCTTAAAGGCGAAACAGATGCTTCCATTGTCTATTTCACTCATTCATAATATGATGTTCATCCCAATGCAATCACCGAAAAGCCCAAACTGTATATGGGTCAATTTAGCTCACATTTTCTTTGTTAAGAAAGGTATAAACAAAGATTCAATTATATTATTTAAAAGCGGTCATGAGTTAGAAGTTAATTTGCTTGCTGATAGTGTGGAAAAAAAAAGAGACCGTGCTGCCTATTTACAAAATGAATTATTTGTAAGGCACGTTCAAACATTAAAGGATGGAAATTACCCATCGTTTGCAGCACTTCTATTATGTATTTTACAAGACTAATATAAAATGGATTGCCTTTCCGATTAGTTGGCAATCCATTTTTAATAAATTTTTTTCAATAAATAACTATTAAATTCAAAATTTATGAAACTATTCTTAGACTTTTTCGTTATACTTAGTAGGTACTCGCATAGTTAATAAAATAGAAAGGTGGCAGATAAAGTGATGAAGAAGTTATTGGTGATTTTTTCCGCAATTATGTTATTGCTCGTTGGTTGTTCCTCGACAAACCCTTCATTGAAAGATGTATACATTAATTCAATGAAGTATGAGTCAGCGGAATCAAAGACAACATTATCAATTGATGCAGAAGTCAAAGGTGATTATTTAGGTGAAGAAGGTCAGCAGATTCTAGATATGCTGAAGGCTGGCGTGTTAATTGAACAGAAGGCAGCAAGTGTTGACGAGGCGTACATGAAATTAACGCTTCTAAACGATGAACCGTTACGTAAAATGGGTTACTGGACAGTAGAAGAACAAGTAGCACTTGAGGTAATCGTTGAAGGCGAAAAGATATTCATGAAAACTTCAGCAGATCCTTATTATTATGAAATTGATCCAAATTCAGGTTATGCCGATAACACGATGGGTATGGCTGATCAGAAGAAGCTTCGTGAGTTTATGATGGGTGCTTTCGAAGATTATATGAAGCAATTTGATTATGAGATTAAGAATCTAAATGATAAGGGCTGGCAAACAGTTGAAACACCTGAAGGAACTGAAAGAGTTAGGTTAGTTGAAGTTAAGTTTGATATCGAGAACATTCTCGATTTTGTCTCATATACACTTGGGAACTTAGCTGAATATGAAGGACTAGACGAGCTTGTAAAAGAGTTCTTGGCGTTTGTGCCAGAAGAAGCAGGTATGCCAACTGATCAAGAGTTAGCAGATGGAATTCAAGAGTTCCGTAATATGCTGAATCAAGCAAAAGCATTTGTAGATGGAACGACGGAGGAAAGTATTGAACAAATGTCTGGAATGGATATTGATTTAAATATCGTGACAGAAGCAGGGCTTTCTAAGCAAAAGAAATACATGGTAAGTGAAAAGTCAGATATTTCGTTAGCAGTTCATGATAAAGAAACTGGTGAGGGATTAGATGCTGTAATCAAAACGGATTCTATAGTTTGGAATGTTGGTGGCGAAGTTGAACTACCGAAAGTCGAAAAATCCGTGAATGTTGAAGAGCTTTCAAATGATCTTCAAAAAATTAAACAGCTACCAGATTCAACACCTGTTAAAAAAATGTTATTAAATGAGTTTAGAGCTGAATTCTTTATTGATGCTCCATATGCATTCTTTGGATCAGAGTGGGTAGATTTTAACGAAGCTCCTTATGTCAATAATGGTTCAACGATGGTTCCAGTAGCAGCTATCTCTAACTGGTTAGGTGGAGATGTGGATTGGAATAAAGAAGCTCAAACGTTAAAAGTAATGGTCGATAATCAAACATTTGAATTTACACTAAACAGTAATAAAGTAAAAGTGAACGGCAAAGAAAAAATGATGAGTGCACCATTTGAAGTTAAGAATG includes these proteins:
- a CDS encoding cyclin family protein; this translates as MSKINRNDPCLCGSGKKYKKCCMNGNTVSIEKLVEADVSIAQTELIDYAIKYYDQPMRDKVNELMTDLDVPSSAKDMFTFQAMLWTILHEPTEFGQTVLQEYSEKNASKWKRERVRHIIESWTVSEPVVGEVNNVADNVIALTDCFTGEQRSIRVVAEDRLPQQGNMLIGFMLSFEDSHVFFKDIINITSADSNLVLQHLFHMYKDSGQQSSVEWLRQSYLQTIWESLYRQLDVRPDQKIEWKNEKEESVASLLKEMMNKEELPGDIIEFAIELWAKYCEYKEPKIRNERIYAASLHYLVTQVTKVHTKTQQEFAVLYDLTSSSISTRYREMEKALEEEIEQFHVAVREVEKNLQEEVTTS
- a CDS encoding copper amine oxidase N-terminal domain-containing protein — its product is MKKLLVIFSAIMLLLVGCSSTNPSLKDVYINSMKYESAESKTTLSIDAEVKGDYLGEEGQQILDMLKAGVLIEQKAASVDEAYMKLTLLNDEPLRKMGYWTVEEQVALEVIVEGEKIFMKTSADPYYYEIDPNSGYADNTMGMADQKKLREFMMGAFEDYMKQFDYEIKNLNDKGWQTVETPEGTERVRLVEVKFDIENILDFVSYTLGNLAEYEGLDELVKEFLAFVPEEAGMPTDQELADGIQEFRNMLNQAKAFVDGTTEESIEQMSGMDIDLNIVTEAGLSKQKKYMVSEKSDISLAVHDKETGEGLDAVIKTDSIVWNVGGEVELPKVEKSVNVEELSNDLQKIKQLPDSTPVKKMLLNEFRAEFFIDAPYAFFGSEWVDFNEAPYVNNGSTMVPVAAISNWLGGDVDWNKEAQTLKVMVDNQTFEFTLNSNKVKVNGKEKMMSAPFEVKNGTSFVPVAFIAKELGAKINFDAELKLVEIYFE
- a CDS encoding competence protein ComK, giving the protein MKSVKKKYMIHPDVEAIVPYYNDEGCLCSEVREVSSVKYVYESPKKLLIRVCAFYGGDYNGNRQAAKLILKAKQMLPLSISLIHNMMFIPMQSPKSPNCIWVNLAHIFFVKKGINKDSIILFKSGHELEVNLLADSVEKKRDRAAYLQNELFVRHVQTLKDGNYPSFAALLLCILQD
- a CDS encoding S8 family peptidase codes for the protein MRKTTRLIIAFFIMWVAISESTNAEGIKNTDSLDNINNAVLVQGHSGELPLSILKTSEVEYLNHVGVSIMNLQDNETTENFIEQVRIQSDVMIEEDKPRSIQKTSNDPYLSYQWSLPYLNIPLLWNYESENEVVVAVIDSGLEIEYPDLKGHIAPGGYNFLDNNSDISDMNGHGTAVSTIIAADVNNKFGSASIGGHLPIKVLPLKIAGEDGKGTSSNVIRAIDYAIEQGVDVINISMAANRYSALEEKAIQAAIDEGIIVIAATGNDGDDTINYPASYDDVISVGAIGKNNERSEFSNYNNHVDIVAPGENIFTTMGNDEYYYSSGTSYAAPFVTVTAAVLKSFNRDLNQEDILQILSTTAKDLGVEGKDPYYGFGLIQPLDALQTQLYTIIDSKADVPVDKVWSLTFNVVMKESSFNRSNTFILDENYEKVSIEYDLSDDGKILYIYPPKGGYKKGETYTLIVEKNVQSAAEREMEKSSLMKFTIEN
- the galU gene encoding UTP--glucose-1-phosphate uridylyltransferase GalU; this translates as MKVKKAIIPAAGLGTRFLPATKAQPKEMLPIVDKPTIQYIVEEAVASGIEDIIIVSGRGKRAIEDHFDKSYELEETLAKKNKIDRLVEVQEISNLANIHYIRQKEPKGLGHAIWCARKFIGDEPFAVMLGDDIVRSEKPCLQQLIDVFERYNSSVVGVQEVKDEDVSKYGIIAPKGEPLEQGIINVQTLVEKPLREEAPSNYAIMGRYILRPEIFPILENVAPGAGDEIQLTDAIKTLNVDQAVLAYRFDGNRYDVGDKFGFIKATIDFALEREDLHESVMNYIHEKNQANSLVKL
- a CDS encoding VanZ family protein, giving the protein MKSIVIYWLPVFIGAAIIFSFSAQPYEKQDLKPTLSKYIDEEQVAKRFEDVKVYYANKEVSIEALGTTKFIEFFIRKFAHFSVFFMLCFLIFRALNVTALKLGMKSLIALLVTGIYAALDEYHQSFTENRTPLIEDVLLDCFGGIVGLIVAIMMYHIIIPKIKKNRTIT
- a CDS encoding S-layer homology domain-containing protein, giving the protein MKQLLSGALTLGILFTFQPEIQAQSDIENHWAKDTIATWIDKGWISGYDEETYLPNKPVTRAEFVTFISRSFNLSEQFDIDYIDVNNTDWFYGQLQLSAPYISGYEDGSFQPNKTITRQEGAVILARLISAEQAKGQELTFNDIDSVSSWAKPAIQLVVSNGLMGGYPDDTFQPNQPITRAEAIVTLNRSQNFVSKHVQEEVQENVNNQEEAPNEPAVDDSNTDAATTPTNNTSSPDGNKGDNDSSDSSENDEKLEILSATVKVGGTNLKAKKISDGTFEVKLPDDDKAKFTHFTIKGTENIDSLEASIYPVSREIEFENGKAEMSISKLLGSFDNGGDGVSVQKIKESMDGDSFTIKGEVTGTNGETKPLKLILKK